The Sphaerospermopsis torques-reginae ITEP-024 genome has a window encoding:
- a CDS encoding secondary thiamine-phosphate synthase enzyme YjbQ has product MPIINKTLEITTQPGINIHNITPQIQEFIDSTNIKNGQVLVFSRHTTTALAINENEVRLLEDVKVFLQKLAPETDKYLHNDLHLRDVPKDEPINAHSHLMSMMLTTSEVIPIVDGKLGLGIWQSVLFFELDGARKRTVFLQIYGE; this is encoded by the coding sequence ATGCCAATTATTAACAAAACACTAGAAATTACCACCCAACCAGGAATAAATATTCATAATATAACCCCACAAATTCAAGAATTTATTGATTCAACAAACATCAAAAATGGTCAAGTATTAGTATTTTCTCGGCACACCACAACCGCCTTAGCTATCAACGAAAATGAAGTGAGACTTTTAGAAGATGTCAAGGTTTTTTTACAAAAATTAGCCCCAGAAACTGATAAATATTTACATAACGACTTACATTTAAGAGATGTTCCCAAAGATGAACCCATAAACGCCCATTCTCACTTAATGTCAATGATGTTAACCACCAGTGAAGTAATTCCTATTGTTGATGGTAAATTAGGATTAGGAATATGGCAATCTGTGTTATTTTTTGAATTAGATGGGGCGCGAAAAAGAACAGTATTTTTACAAATTTATGGGGAATAG